One Sphingopyxis macrogoltabida genomic region harbors:
- a CDS encoding hydantoinase B/oxoprolinase family protein, translating to MGSDPYWHIWIDRGGTFTDVVARAPDGAVVTAKYLSEDPARPGDAAVNAIHDLTGSGGGTLPPLAIRMGSTVATNALLERKGEPTLLAITKGFGDALTIGYQDRSELFARRLDRTPPPHAEVAEIIERAGPGGDILTPLDEDAARAALQSARDAGLTSIAIVLMHGYRYPAHEQRLAEIAAEIGFAQISTSHDVSALIKLVGRGDTTLADAYLSPVLHHYVDQFSAQLGDGIDPQFMKSSGGLAAGGAFHGRDAILSGPAGGIVGMVGSAAPLGKNRLIGFDMGGTSTDVSHYAGRLERDNETIVAGTRIRSPMLRIHTVAAGGGSICRWDGARLLVGPESAGANPGPAAYGRGGPLTVTDCNVLLGKIQPDHFPKLFGPNGDQPLDRDIVVQKFAAMAAEVGGITPETLAEGLLAIAVQQMANAIKRITIARGHDITQGYSLVGFGGAAGQHVCLVADALGIDEILLHPLAGVLSAYGMGLARPSAIREQTLALKLDEDCAATLAAAEAELADAARADLAANAETARETLLFVRLADSDNAIELPLAPPAEVASAFAAAFRQRFGYAPHANLVVDRIRVELTERGDAPATLPPPSAAAETEPETVTASLAGGEHRVPLHRRSALAPGRTVAGPAIIIDALSTTVVEPGWTATVEQEGTLRLAKTSNILPIDVRWGGGSPAGADGGAERAALADARDPSTTASRSAGSSSPPDWTWIAGGNPTQHSPSPSQVDGEDQSTPDPVRLEIFNSLFMAIAEEMGGALQHSASSINIRERLDFSCAIFDAGGSLVANAPHMPVHLGSMGESVRTILRQRTGDGRGIRKGDAYALNAPYDGGTHLPDITVIMPVFVEGNAPSFFVAARGHHADLGGIAPGSMPPDSTSIADEGILFDNVLIVDDGNFLDAKVHAHLLDSEWPARNPALNIADLKAQVAACQRGAGALADLATTHGAATVAAYMAHGQRQAEAAVRLLVARLDDGAFRYAMDNGAEVAVAVTVDREARHVTIDFTGSSATLPDNFNAPLPVVRAAVLYVLRTMLDDPIPMNEGCLAPVTLIVPENSMLSPAFPAAVVAGNVETSQVITDALFIAFGAMAGAQGTMNNFTFGGDAHQYYETIAGGSGAGPGFDGTSVIQTHMTNSRMTDPEVMETRFPVIVEEFSIRRGSGGTGKWHGGDGATRRIRFREPMTANILANRRRIAPAGLAGGGDGAPGRNRVERADGSVETLGATGSATLKAGDAFVIETPGGGGYGKAEGD from the coding sequence ATGGGTTCTGACCCTTACTGGCATATCTGGATCGACCGCGGCGGCACCTTCACCGACGTCGTCGCGCGCGCTCCCGATGGCGCGGTGGTTACCGCCAAATATCTCAGCGAAGACCCCGCCCGCCCCGGCGACGCAGCGGTTAATGCGATCCACGACCTGACCGGCTCGGGCGGCGGTACCCTTCCCCCGCTCGCGATCCGCATGGGCAGCACCGTCGCCACCAACGCACTGCTCGAACGCAAGGGCGAGCCGACCTTGCTTGCGATCACCAAGGGATTCGGCGATGCGCTGACCATCGGCTATCAGGACCGCTCCGAACTGTTCGCGCGCAGGCTCGACCGCACCCCGCCGCCCCATGCGGAAGTGGCGGAAATCATCGAACGCGCCGGCCCCGGCGGCGATATCCTGACCCCGCTCGACGAGGATGCCGCACGCGCGGCGCTGCAGTCGGCGCGCGACGCCGGTCTCACCAGCATCGCGATCGTGCTGATGCACGGCTACCGCTATCCCGCGCACGAACAGCGGCTTGCTGAAATCGCCGCCGAAATCGGCTTCGCGCAAATCTCGACCAGCCACGACGTCAGCGCGCTGATCAAGCTGGTCGGACGCGGCGACACGACGCTCGCCGACGCCTATCTTTCGCCAGTCTTGCACCACTATGTCGATCAATTCTCAGCGCAGCTCGGTGACGGCATCGACCCGCAATTCATGAAAAGCTCAGGCGGCCTTGCCGCAGGCGGCGCCTTCCATGGCCGCGATGCGATCCTCTCGGGCCCCGCGGGCGGCATCGTCGGCATGGTCGGCAGCGCTGCCCCCTTGGGTAAGAACCGCCTCATCGGCTTCGACATGGGGGGCACCTCGACCGACGTCAGCCATTATGCCGGCCGTCTCGAGCGCGATAACGAGACGATCGTCGCGGGCACTCGCATCCGCTCCCCGATGCTGCGGATCCACACCGTGGCGGCGGGTGGCGGCTCGATCTGCCGCTGGGACGGCGCGCGCCTGCTCGTCGGTCCCGAAAGCGCCGGCGCCAACCCCGGCCCGGCCGCTTATGGCCGCGGCGGACCGCTCACCGTCACCGACTGCAATGTCCTGCTCGGCAAGATCCAGCCCGATCATTTCCCCAAGCTGTTCGGCCCGAACGGCGACCAACCGCTCGACCGCGATATCGTCGTGCAGAAATTCGCCGCGATGGCGGCCGAGGTCGGAGGCATCACCCCCGAAACGCTCGCCGAAGGGCTGCTCGCCATCGCGGTGCAGCAGATGGCGAACGCCATCAAGCGCATCACCATCGCGCGCGGCCACGACATTACGCAGGGTTACAGCCTCGTCGGCTTCGGCGGCGCGGCGGGCCAGCATGTCTGCCTCGTCGCCGACGCGCTCGGCATCGACGAAATCCTCCTTCACCCGCTTGCCGGGGTGCTCTCGGCCTATGGCATGGGCCTCGCCCGCCCCTCGGCGATCCGCGAGCAGACGCTGGCGCTGAAACTCGACGAAGACTGCGCGGCCACACTCGCAGCCGCCGAAGCCGAATTAGCGGACGCGGCCCGCGCCGACCTCGCGGCGAACGCCGAAACCGCCCGCGAAACCTTGCTCTTTGTCCGACTCGCCGACAGCGACAATGCGATCGAACTCCCGCTCGCCCCGCCAGCCGAGGTCGCAAGCGCCTTCGCCGCTGCCTTCCGCCAACGCTTCGGCTACGCCCCGCACGCCAATCTCGTCGTAGACCGCATCCGCGTCGAACTCACCGAGCGCGGCGATGCGCCCGCGACGCTGCCGCCACCATCCGCCGCCGCCGAGACCGAGCCCGAAACCGTCACCGCCTCGCTCGCCGGGGGCGAGCATCGAGTCCCGCTCCATCGGCGTAGCGCTCTCGCTCCCGGCCGCACCGTCGCCGGCCCTGCGATCATCATCGACGCGCTCTCGACCACGGTCGTCGAGCCGGGCTGGACTGCGACGGTCGAGCAGGAAGGGACGCTGCGCCTCGCAAAAACATCGAACATCCTCCCCATCGACGTGCGATGGGGAGGTGGCAGCCCCGCAGGGGCTGACGGAGGGGCCGAGCGCGCAGCGCTCGCTGACGCTCGCGACCCCTCCACCACCGCTTCGCGGAGTGCTGGGTCGTCCAGTCCCCCGGACTGGACTTGGATTGCTGGGGGCAATCCAACCCAGCACTCCCCCTCCCCATCGCAAGTCGATGGGGAGGATCAATCGACCCCCGACCCCGTCCGCCTCGAAATCTTCAACAGCCTGTTCATGGCGATCGCCGAGGAAATGGGCGGCGCGCTCCAGCACAGCGCCTCGTCGATCAACATCCGCGAGCGGCTCGACTTCTCCTGCGCGATCTTTGACGCGGGCGGCAGCCTCGTCGCCAATGCGCCGCACATGCCCGTCCACCTCGGCTCGATGGGCGAGAGCGTCCGCACCATCCTGCGCCAACGCACGGGCGACGGGCGCGGCATTCGCAAGGGCGACGCCTACGCCCTCAACGCCCCCTACGACGGCGGCACGCACCTCCCCGACATCACCGTCATCATGCCGGTATTCGTAGAGGGCAATGCGCCGAGCTTCTTCGTCGCCGCACGCGGCCATCACGCCGACCTCGGCGGCATCGCCCCGGGCTCGATGCCGCCTGACAGCACGAGCATCGCCGACGAAGGCATTCTCTTCGACAATGTCCTGATCGTCGACGACGGCAATTTTCTCGACGCAAAGGTCCACGCACACCTGCTCGACAGCGAATGGCCCGCGCGCAACCCCGCGCTCAACATCGCCGACCTGAAGGCGCAGGTCGCCGCCTGTCAGCGCGGCGCCGGCGCGCTCGCCGACCTTGCGACCACCCACGGCGCCGCCACCGTCGCCGCCTATATGGCGCACGGCCAGCGGCAGGCCGAAGCGGCGGTGCGTCTGCTCGTCGCGCGCCTCGACGACGGTGCTTTCCGCTATGCGATGGACAATGGCGCCGAGGTCGCCGTCGCGGTCACGGTCGATCGCGAGGCACGCCATGTCACCATCGACTTCACCGGTTCGTCGGCGACGCTGCCCGACAATTTCAACGCCCCGCTGCCCGTCGTCCGCGCTGCGGTCCTCTATGTCCTGCGCACGATGCTCGACGATCCGATCCCGATGAACGAAGGCTGCCTCGCGCCGGTGACGCTGATCGTTCCGGAAAACTCGATGCTCTCGCCGGCCTTTCCCGCCGCGGTCGTCGCGGGCAATGTCGAAACGAGCCAGGTCATCACCGACGCCCTTTTCATCGCCTTCGGCGCGATGGCGGGGGCGCAGGGAACGATGAACAATTTCACCTTCGGCGGCGACGCGCATCAATATTACGAAACGATCGCCGGCGGCTCGGGCGCCGGTCCCGGCTTCGACGGCACCAGCGTCATCCAGACGCATATGACCAACAGCCGCATGACCGACCCCGAAGTGATGGAAACGCGCTTCCCCGTCATCGTCGAGGAATTTTCGATCCGCCGCGGCTCGGGCGGTACGGGCAAGTGGCACGGCGGCGACGGCGCGACCCGCCGCATCCGCTTCCGCGAGCCGATGACCGCCAACATCCTCGCCAACCGCCGCAGGATCGCTCCCGCGGGCCTCGCCGGCGGCGGAGACGGCGCACCGGGCCGCAACCGGGTCGAGCGCGCCGATGGCTCGGTCGAAACGCTCGGCGCCACGGGCAGCGCGACACTCAAAGCCGGCGATGCTTTCGTGATCGAAACCCCCGGCGGCGGCGGCTACGGGAAAGCGGAGGGGGATTGA
- a CDS encoding CHASE domain-containing protein has translation MRPSLWADRLMGLLVRFVGLLILLATLAASAASFFYNQSQESDQAARVAMQVNMRLRDQVAILEGVRALYQSDSATSGPGIKAYLGALQPQVQAPGMEGVGIAAAMRAATPAALEAKLRENYGEDIKVWPATDQPIGFAVVLVEPYTPRRHVALGFDMYSEPVRRAAMRRAWQTGRPAASGIVQLAQEKAAKVKQPGFLVYIPVYTRDPLPGEEPGGDTIATTAGTRPVEAFVYAPFRVHDLMRAVLGTQLDSIDGIEVRAGAGPAAPVVFRQGKIGWDAHEQTLRIADREWTMRISYGRFIDRLGRPLGILLFGIALALLATQLHRVQRRRIDVAQALAEQQARHAEDRELMIGEMAHRMKNAFARIGALARITLREAKDLGDFETKFDGRMRALSDAKQMLVTGAVDHVELGRIVRRELELAGRSADQLAAVEGPEVRLDDDGAQAISLAIHEFVTNSIKYGALAGRGDLAVGWRRDAGDIELSWVESGLPETPQIDHESFGTQFIRTLIERQLKGSWERTAVDKRLAIVIRWPDNAPTD, from the coding sequence ATGCGTCCTTCGCTCTGGGCAGACCGGTTGATGGGGCTGCTCGTCCGTTTCGTCGGGCTGCTCATCCTGCTGGCCACCCTCGCCGCTTCGGCCGCGAGCTTCTTCTACAATCAGTCGCAGGAATCGGATCAGGCCGCGCGCGTCGCGATGCAGGTCAATATGCGGCTGCGCGATCAGGTCGCGATCCTCGAAGGCGTGCGTGCGCTCTATCAGTCGGACAGCGCGACCAGCGGTCCCGGCATCAAGGCCTATCTCGGCGCGCTGCAGCCGCAAGTGCAGGCGCCGGGGATGGAGGGCGTCGGTATCGCCGCCGCGATGCGCGCCGCGACCCCCGCCGCGCTCGAGGCAAAGCTGCGCGAAAACTATGGCGAGGATATCAAGGTCTGGCCGGCGACCGACCAGCCGATCGGCTTCGCGGTCGTCCTTGTCGAGCCCTACACGCCGCGCCGCCACGTCGCGCTCGGCTTCGATATGTACAGCGAACCGGTCCGGCGCGCAGCGATGCGCCGCGCCTGGCAGACGGGCCGCCCGGCGGCGAGCGGTATCGTCCAGCTCGCGCAGGAAAAAGCCGCCAAGGTCAAGCAGCCCGGTTTCCTCGTCTACATCCCCGTCTACACCCGCGATCCGCTGCCCGGTGAAGAACCGGGCGGCGACACCATCGCGACCACCGCCGGCACCCGCCCGGTGGAGGCGTTCGTCTATGCGCCGTTCCGGGTCCACGACCTGATGCGCGCGGTGCTCGGCACCCAGCTCGATTCAATCGACGGGATCGAAGTGCGCGCCGGCGCCGGCCCGGCCGCCCCGGTCGTTTTCCGGCAGGGCAAGATCGGCTGGGACGCGCACGAACAGACGCTGCGCATCGCCGACCGCGAATGGACGATGCGCATCTCCTACGGCCGGTTCATCGACCGGCTCGGCCGCCCGCTCGGCATCCTGCTGTTCGGTATCGCGCTCGCCCTGCTCGCGACCCAGCTTCACCGCGTCCAGCGCCGCCGGATCGACGTCGCGCAGGCGCTCGCCGAACAGCAGGCGCGCCATGCCGAGGATCGCGAGCTGATGATCGGCGAAATGGCGCACCGGATGAAGAACGCCTTTGCCCGCATCGGCGCGCTGGCGCGGATCACGCTGCGCGAAGCGAAGGATCTCGGCGACTTTGAAACCAAGTTCGACGGCCGGATGCGCGCGCTCTCCGATGCGAAGCAGATGCTGGTGACCGGCGCGGTCGATCATGTCGAGCTTGGCCGGATCGTCCGCCGCGAACTCGAACTCGCTGGCCGCTCCGCCGACCAGCTCGCCGCCGTCGAGGGCCCCGAAGTCCGCCTCGACGACGACGGCGCGCAGGCGATCTCGCTCGCGATCCACGAATTCGTCACCAACAGCATCAAATATGGCGCGCTCGCCGGCAGGGGCGACCTCGCCGTCGGCTGGCGGCGCGATGCGGGCGACATCGAATTGTCGTGGGTCGAAAGCGGCCTGCCCGAAACGCCGCAGATCGACCATGAAAGCTTCGGGACGCAATTCATCCGCACCCTGATCGAGCGGCAATTGAAGGGAAGCTGGGAGCGGACCGCGGTTGACAAGCGCCTCGCCATCGTCATTCGCTGGCCGGACAATGCCCCCACCGACTGA
- a CDS encoding glutathione S-transferase family protein, protein MIVYGSVVSPFVRKLLGYLGEKGLAFELKGVGIGDPDPGFRAASPLGKMPAMDDDGFLLADSSAIIQYLEAKHPEPPLIPADPQQRGQVIWWEEFADTVFALCSGKMFFNRIVAPKFLGREGDLAAAALAESEELPKLLDYLEGAIPASGFLVGDRLTLADLAVASPLMNFRHCGTVIDPAVHPKIAAWSEAILSRPSMAPWIEKEERMMAKVLAA, encoded by the coding sequence ATGATCGTTTACGGGTCGGTCGTGTCGCCATTTGTCCGCAAATTGCTGGGCTATCTTGGCGAAAAGGGGTTGGCGTTCGAGTTGAAGGGCGTCGGGATCGGCGACCCCGATCCGGGGTTCCGCGCGGCGTCGCCGCTGGGCAAGATGCCCGCGATGGACGACGACGGTTTCCTGCTCGCCGATTCGAGCGCGATCATCCAGTATCTTGAAGCCAAGCATCCCGAGCCGCCGCTGATCCCAGCCGATCCACAGCAGCGCGGACAGGTGATCTGGTGGGAGGAATTTGCCGATACGGTGTTTGCGCTGTGCAGCGGCAAGATGTTCTTCAACCGCATCGTCGCGCCGAAATTCCTCGGGCGCGAGGGCGACCTTGCCGCCGCGGCGCTGGCCGAGAGCGAGGAGCTGCCGAAATTGCTCGACTATCTCGAAGGCGCGATCCCGGCATCGGGGTTCCTCGTCGGCGACCGGTTGACGCTTGCCGACCTTGCCGTCGCGTCGCCGCTGATGAATTTTCGCCATTGCGGGACCGTCATCGACCCGGCGGTTCATCCGAAGATTGCGGCGTGGAGCGAAGCGATCCTGTCGCGGCCGAGCATGGCGCCGTGGATCGAAAAGGAAGAGCGGATGATGGCGAAGGTGCTCGCCGCCTAG
- a CDS encoding helix-turn-helix domain-containing protein: MAISGYFLPSPQSTDKRQDARRKLSLLAHGVQHDGTGIAVQIHNISGTGLLFESDIELASGDRIEIALPHAGDISAVVIWASGRLFGCQFEGPVSPATLSAVELKSAPAPAPVFDEETAAPAMDDSFGLRLQRLRTMAGLKQADLAVRMGVGAASVSSWEKGRARPKRSSMAKLAAILGVQTADLIEDAAPEGLQKLLDRCREQIARAVGTRPDRIRIVVEL, translated from the coding sequence ATGGCCATTTCCGGATATTTTCTTCCCTCGCCGCAGAGCACCGACAAACGTCAGGACGCGCGCCGAAAACTCAGCCTTCTGGCCCACGGCGTCCAACATGACGGCACAGGCATCGCGGTACAAATCCACAATATCTCGGGCACCGGCCTGCTGTTCGAAAGCGACATCGAACTCGCGTCCGGCGACCGGATCGAAATCGCGCTGCCGCACGCGGGCGACATCAGCGCGGTGGTCATCTGGGCCAGCGGGCGGCTGTTCGGATGCCAGTTCGAAGGCCCCGTCTCGCCCGCGACGCTGAGCGCGGTGGAACTCAAGAGCGCTCCCGCCCCGGCGCCCGTCTTCGACGAAGAAACCGCGGCCCCGGCAATGGACGACAGCTTCGGGCTCCGCCTGCAGCGGCTTCGCACCATGGCCGGGCTCAAACAGGCCGATCTCGCGGTGCGCATGGGCGTCGGCGCGGCGTCGGTTTCGAGCTGGGAAAAGGGCCGCGCGCGCCCCAAGCGGAGCAGCATGGCAAAGCTCGCCGCCATTCTCGGCGTTCAGACCGCCGACCTGATCGAGGACGCCGCGCCCGAGGGATTGCAGAAGCTGCTCGACCGTTGCCGCGAACAGATTGCGCGCGCCGTCGGCACCCGCCCCGACCGGATCCGGATCGTCGTCGAACTCTAG
- a CDS encoding gamma-glutamyltransferase family protein, with translation MDRRTLLAAVPAAAMLPTVGFAQEGKPKATPKAGGAAAQPPVWEAGADRFVRPDVQGGDRPVGASFASRTAAYGLSGAAGTAHPLATQAGIDMLKRGGSAVDAAIAINACLGLLEPTANGIGGDVYAMIWDPKAKKLAGLAGSGKSPRGLDLATVRSRAKGGTLPAHGAISVSVPGAVDGWWTMHQRYGKLPWKELFEPVIAHAEAGAPVPDMIAYYIRRSLTGFRQPGRGIEEVDNALRTYGLEDGKGPAAGQVFRNPDLARTFRLIAEGGRDAFYEGEIARTIDAYFKRIGGWLRYEDMAAHKSEWIEPHRTAYRGTDVYALGANTQGIATLQMLNILENFDLKGAGFQSALSIHLQAEAKRLAYEDRARYYADPHFAQVPVKWLISKEYAVERAKLIRPDRLLSPVHPGQAPSRGDTTYFSCADKDGMMVSMIQSNFRGMGSGLVADGLGFMFQDRGQLFSLADGHPNIYAPGKRPFQTIIPGFAARGQVPWMSFGVMGGDMQPQGQTQIVVNRVDYGLEIQAAGDSPRWHHEGSSETMGEDAPDLGTNGLLRLESGVPEATRQRLADIGWTLGEPDGGFGRYQCVEHRMDGDTRVYAAASEMRADGCALAY, from the coding sequence ATGGATCGTCGCACACTTCTGGCCGCCGTACCCGCCGCCGCAATGTTGCCCACGGTCGGCTTCGCGCAGGAGGGCAAGCCGAAGGCCACCCCGAAAGCAGGCGGTGCCGCCGCGCAGCCGCCGGTCTGGGAAGCCGGCGCGGACCGCTTCGTCCGGCCCGATGTCCAGGGCGGCGACCGGCCGGTCGGCGCAAGCTTTGCGTCGCGGACCGCGGCCTACGGGCTGAGCGGTGCCGCGGGGACGGCGCATCCGCTGGCGACGCAGGCGGGGATCGACATGTTGAAGCGCGGCGGATCGGCGGTGGACGCGGCGATCGCGATCAACGCCTGCCTCGGGCTGCTCGAACCGACGGCGAACGGCATCGGCGGCGACGTCTATGCGATGATCTGGGACCCGAAGGCAAAGAAGCTGGCGGGTCTGGCCGGTTCGGGGAAAAGCCCGCGTGGGCTCGACCTCGCGACGGTGCGCAGCCGCGCCAAGGGCGGCACGCTGCCGGCCCATGGCGCGATCAGCGTGTCGGTGCCGGGGGCGGTCGATGGCTGGTGGACGATGCACCAGCGCTACGGCAAGCTGCCGTGGAAGGAATTGTTCGAACCGGTGATCGCGCATGCCGAGGCAGGGGCGCCGGTGCCCGACATGATCGCTTATTATATCCGCCGCAGCCTGACGGGCTTTCGCCAGCCGGGGCGCGGCATCGAGGAGGTCGACAATGCGCTGCGGACCTATGGCCTCGAAGACGGCAAGGGACCGGCGGCGGGGCAGGTCTTTCGCAACCCCGACCTAGCGCGCACTTTCCGCCTGATCGCCGAGGGTGGCCGCGATGCCTTTTACGAAGGCGAGATCGCGCGGACGATCGACGCCTATTTCAAGCGGATCGGCGGCTGGTTGCGCTACGAGGACATGGCCGCGCACAAATCCGAATGGATCGAGCCGCACCGGACGGCCTATCGCGGCACCGACGTCTATGCGCTCGGCGCCAACACGCAGGGCATCGCGACGCTGCAAATGCTCAATATCCTCGAGAATTTCGACCTGAAGGGCGCAGGATTCCAGTCGGCGCTTTCGATCCACCTGCAGGCCGAGGCGAAGCGCCTCGCTTACGAGGATCGCGCGCGATATTACGCCGATCCGCACTTCGCCCAGGTGCCGGTCAAATGGCTGATCTCCAAGGAATATGCTGTCGAGCGCGCCAAGCTGATCCGCCCCGACCGGCTGCTGTCGCCGGTCCATCCGGGGCAGGCGCCGAGCCGCGGCGATACGACCTATTTCAGTTGCGCCGACAAGGACGGCATGATGGTGTCGATGATCCAGTCGAACTTCCGCGGCATGGGGTCGGGGCTCGTCGCCGACGGGCTCGGCTTCATGTTCCAGGACCGCGGGCAGCTCTTCAGCTTGGCTGACGGGCATCCGAACATCTATGCGCCGGGCAAGCGGCCGTTCCAGACGATCATCCCGGGTTTCGCGGCGCGTGGTCAGGTGCCGTGGATGAGCTTTGGCGTGATGGGCGGCGACATGCAGCCGCAGGGGCAGACGCAGATCGTCGTCAACCGCGTCGATTACGGGCTGGAAATTCAGGCGGCGGGCGATTCGCCGCGCTGGCACCATGAGGGGTCGTCGGAAACGATGGGCGAGGACGCCCCCGACCTCGGCACGAACGGCCTGCTCCGCCTCGAAAGCGGGGTGCCCGAGGCGACGCGGCAGCGGCTCGCCGATATCGGCTGGACGCTGGGCGAGCCCGATGGCGGGTTCGGCCGTTACCAGTGCGTCGAACACCGGATGGACGGCGACACGCGCGTCTACGCCGCGGCAAGCGAGATGCGCGCCGACGGCTGTGCGCTGGCTTATTGA
- a CDS encoding acyl-CoA dehydrogenase yields the protein MTYTPPTTEQLFVLDHIARVDAMASHDKFAAATPDMVEAIVTGIGDFAAEVYAPLNRVGDVQYPKWDNGKVTMPPGFKEAYRQFVEAGWGSLDGPGEYGGQDLPFTLATVVIETLGSGNMGFTLCPILTAGAIHALMAYGTEEQRQTWLPKLVNGEWNGTMNLTEPAAGSDVGALRSTAEKVTEGEHAGLYRIKGQKIFITFGEHDLTDNIVHLVLARTPGAPEGTRGISLFLVPKYRLDEAGNPTISNGVHCASIEHKLGIHGSPTAVMVYGDGEDCLGEIVGDEMGGMRAMFVMMNNARLMVGCQGVQIAERATQQAQRYAAERVQSSLAGSPDRTPVTIDQHPDVRRMLWRMRAQTEAARALTYYAAAQIDFGKLGDEAAAMRAEVLIPLVKAHATDIGCEVASLGVQVHGGMGFIEETGAAQHYRDARIAPIYEGTNGIQAADLVGRKLGMAGGDLVRGLIDDIAHGAADFPELQQLVDACRAVTDWMVNANTGDRLAGSYPYLTMLSTATCGWLMALQHKAAKTALDEGNGDAAFLEAKIASTRFYLQQIVPAATGLAPSALAGDAALAPLPALG from the coding sequence ATGACCTATACTCCGCCCACCACCGAACAATTGTTCGTTCTCGACCATATCGCCCGCGTCGACGCGATGGCCAGCCACGACAAATTCGCCGCGGCGACCCCCGACATGGTCGAAGCGATCGTCACCGGCATCGGCGACTTCGCTGCCGAGGTTTACGCCCCGCTCAACCGCGTCGGCGACGTCCAATACCCCAAATGGGACAATGGCAAGGTCACCATGCCGCCGGGCTTCAAGGAAGCGTACCGGCAGTTCGTCGAGGCGGGCTGGGGCAGCCTCGACGGCCCCGGCGAATATGGCGGGCAGGACCTGCCCTTCACGCTCGCGACCGTGGTGATCGAGACGCTCGGCAGCGGCAACATGGGCTTCACGCTTTGCCCAATTCTGACCGCGGGCGCGATCCACGCGCTGATGGCCTATGGCACCGAGGAGCAGCGCCAGACCTGGCTGCCCAAGCTGGTCAACGGCGAGTGGAACGGCACGATGAACCTGACCGAGCCCGCCGCGGGCAGCGACGTCGGCGCGCTGCGCTCGACCGCCGAGAAAGTGACCGAGGGCGAGCACGCGGGCCTCTACAGGATCAAGGGCCAGAAGATCTTCATCACCTTCGGCGAGCATGACCTCACCGACAATATCGTTCACCTCGTCCTCGCGCGTACGCCCGGCGCGCCCGAGGGAACGCGTGGTATCTCGCTGTTCCTCGTCCCCAAATACCGCCTCGACGAGGCCGGCAATCCGACGATTTCGAACGGTGTCCATTGTGCCTCGATCGAGCACAAGCTTGGTATCCACGGCTCGCCGACCGCGGTGATGGTCTATGGCGACGGCGAGGATTGCCTCGGCGAGATCGTCGGCGACGAGATGGGCGGCATGCGCGCGATGTTCGTGATGATGAACAACGCCCGTCTGATGGTCGGCTGTCAGGGCGTTCAGATCGCCGAGCGTGCGACGCAGCAGGCGCAGCGCTACGCCGCCGAACGCGTCCAGTCGTCGCTCGCTGGTTCGCCCGACCGCACCCCGGTGACGATCGACCAGCACCCCGACGTCCGCCGCATGCTGTGGCGGATGCGCGCGCAGACCGAGGCCGCACGCGCGCTGACCTATTATGCCGCAGCGCAAATCGACTTCGGAAAATTGGGCGACGAGGCCGCAGCGATGCGCGCCGAGGTGCTCATCCCGCTGGTCAAGGCGCATGCGACCGACATCGGCTGCGAGGTCGCCAGCCTTGGCGTGCAGGTGCACGGCGGCATGGGCTTCATCGAGGAAACCGGCGCCGCACAGCATTATCGCGACGCGCGTATCGCGCCGATCTATGAAGGCACCAACGGCATCCAGGCCGCCGATCTCGTCGGGCGCAAGCTCGGCATGGCGGGCGGCGACCTTGTCCGTGGCCTGATCGACGACATCGCGCACGGCGCCGCCGACTTCCCCGAACTCCAGCAGCTCGTCGACGCCTGCCGCGCGGTCACCGACTGGATGGTCAATGCGAACACCGGCGACCGGCTCGCGGGCAGCTACCCCTATCTCACCATGCTTTCGACCGCGACGTGCGGCTGGCTGATGGCGCTCCAGCACAAGGCGGCGAAGACCGCGCTCGACGAAGGCAATGGCGACGCCGCCTTCCTCGAAGCGAAAATCGCCTCGACGCGCTTCTACCTGCAGCAGATCGTGCCTGCGGCGACCGGCCTCGCCCCCTCGGCGCTCGCCGGCGACGCGGCGCTCGCGCCGCTGCCCGCGCTCGGCTGA